In the Dolichospermum flos-aquae CCAP 1403/13F genome, TTTCTTAAATCACCCAATACCTAATCGTGTCTGCAATTAATAATATCCAAGTTACCGAAAATAGCGATCGCCTAGATCGTTACCTATCCCAAGAGTTATCAGATTTATCCCGTTCTCGCATCCAGCAGTTAATAGAACAGGGTCATGTCCAAATTAATAATCTCATCTGCACATCTAAGAAGATTAACCTGAAAACAGGCGATCTCATTACCCTCGAAATTCCCACCGTTCAACCTTTAGCAATAATCGCCGAGAATATTCCCCTAGACATCCTCTATGAAGACGACGAGTTAATTATTATCAATAAACCCGCCGGTTTGGTTGTCCACCCCGCACCAGGCCATCCTGACGGAACTTTAGTTAATGCTATCTTGGCACACTGTCCCAATTTACCGGGAATTGGTGGCATTCAGCGTCCGGGAATTGTCCATCGTTTGGACAAGGATACAACGGGAGCGATTGCGATCGCTAAAACAGACCTGGCTTATCAACATCTACAAGCACAACTACAAGCAAAAACCGCCAGAAGAGAATATTTAGGTTTAATTTACGGTGTCCCCAAAACAGAAACCGGAAGTATAGACTTACCCATTGGTCGCAATCCCCAGGACCGCAAAAGAATGGCCATCGTTTCTATAGAAGATGGTGGACGTAATGCTATCACCCATTGGCGAGTAAAAGAACGCTTTGGAAATTACACATTAATTCACTTTCAACTAGAAACAGGCCGGACCCATCAAATTCGCGTCCACAGTGCCAAAATGGGTCATCCTCTCGTTGGCGACCCCATTTATAGTTCTGGTCATTCCCTCGGCGTAAATTTGCCAGGACAAGCATTACACGCTTGGAAACTCCAGCTACAACATCCCGCTTCTGGAAATTTGGTGGAAGTGACAGCACCCCTTCCCCGCAGCTTTGCAACTTTACTGGAAGTGTTACGCCGTCGTAGTGGTCTTTATTAAGAATTTCTGCAAAAATAGCCATTTATTCTCAATTTGTGAATATAGCTTTTTTAATATTTATATCCCCCCTGGGGGGAAAAAGTAGCAGGTTTTCCAAATATTTAGAAATGTAAATTTAACAATTCTTAACAAAACTTAGCTAAAACTTATACAACAAAAAACTGCTGTAATCCATTTATGATAGTGAGTTTCTGGAAAATTAAAACAATCTTTAACTGCTGAATATTGCGATTGTTGTCAAAAAATGTAAAGTTGTGTAACAAAAATATTGACTTTTTATCAGTTG is a window encoding:
- a CDS encoding RluA family pseudouridine synthase, which produces MSAINNIQVTENSDRLDRYLSQELSDLSRSRIQQLIEQGHVQINNLICTSKKINLKTGDLITLEIPTVQPLAIIAENIPLDILYEDDELIIINKPAGLVVHPAPGHPDGTLVNAILAHCPNLPGIGGIQRPGIVHRLDKDTTGAIAIAKTDLAYQHLQAQLQAKTARREYLGLIYGVPKTETGSIDLPIGRNPQDRKRMAIVSIEDGGRNAITHWRVKERFGNYTLIHFQLETGRTHQIRVHSAKMGHPLVGDPIYSSGHSLGVNLPGQALHAWKLQLQHPASGNLVEVTAPLPRSFATLLEVLRRRSGLY